The Ziziphus jujuba cultivar Dongzao chromosome 7, ASM3175591v1 genome includes a region encoding these proteins:
- the LOC107425335 gene encoding B3 domain-containing transcription factor VRN1: MKLEKEDDGKVWLCQGWKDFEDHYSIQHGNFLLFKYQGNYNFKVIIFNKTATEIAYPTKSKSYRPTANDHDETDSDSGSVQILDVPNTKKAKPTKGGKIKSTKRFKHAVDMDTDQKATAIQRAEVFKSKNPFFWISLPATYVVQRYMNIPKNFFENHLGDKSTNVILKNSKGGTWLVQYVFKIVKKKPIGKFCTGWNKFVRDNNVQVGDVCHFELIKGHQISFRVRIFPTP; this comes from the exons ATGAAATTGGAGAAAGAGGACGATGGAAAAGTTTGGTTATGTCAAGGTTGGAAAGACTTTGAAGACCACTATTCCATTCAGCATGGAAATTTTCTTCTATTCAAATATCAAGGAAATTACAATTTCAAAGTTATCATATTCAATAAAACTGCTACGGAGATTGCTTACCCCACCAAATCCAAATCCTACAGGCCTACAGCTAATGATCATGATGAAACTGATTCTGATTCCGGCTCTGTCCAAATTTTGGATGTTCCAAATACAAAGAAAGCTAAACCCACAAAag GGGGGAAAATAAAATCAACCAAAAGATTCAAACATGCCGTGGACATGGACACTGACCAAAAAGCCACAGCTATTCAAAGAGCTGAAGTTTTCAAGTCCAAAAACCCTTTCTTTTGGATTTCCTTGCCAGCAACTTATGTGGTACAAAGATATATG AATATACCAAAGAATTTTTTTGAGAACCATCTAGGAGATAAATCCACAAATGTCATCCTAAAGAATTCAAAAGGAGGAACTTGGCTGGTCCAGTACGTGTTCAAGATTGTCAAGAAAAAGCCAATAGGAAAATTCTGTACCGGTTGGAATAAGTTTGTTAGAGACAACAATGTGCAAGTTGGTGATGTTTGTCATTTTGAGTTGATCAAGGGTCACCAAATTTCTTTTCGAGTTCGGATCTTCCCAACTCCATGA